The following DNA comes from Micromonospora chokoriensis.
GGAGGTGACCAGGACATGGCAGACGGCAGTCTTGCGGTCGGCTTCGACCTCGATCCAGCATGGCTGACCGTCTTCAACGCCCTGGACGAGAACGGGCTCGAATGCCAGAAACCAGGACAGCGCTACCGGCGTAACCGCATCGACCCATGACCAACCCCACCGCGCGGTAGAGCCGCACCTACGTCGAACGCCGACGAGCGCCTGCGCAACGTTGTCGCACAGACCACCGTGACATGAATCAGGTGACGACCAGGCGGAAGACCTGCCGGGAACCGCCTTCCCGGCCCGGATCGGCAGCCTCGGCAGGGGTGAAACCAAGGCGCTCGTAGAAGACACGTGCACCGCTGACGGAGGCACCAGGGTGATCGGCCCCAAAGGTGACCACCTCAACGGTGCCCGGGCCCGACACAAACCTCCGCGTCACCTCCGCCATCAGCGCACGACCGACGCCCTTCCCCCGTGACTGCTCAGATACGACAAGCCAGAGGACGTGGTAGGTCGGGGCCTTCGCCGCGAACAACAGCCCACCCAGGAGATCCGGACCCGAGGAAACAGCGACGATCGCCGTCGACCGACGAACATGCTTTCGCACGGCGTCATGGAAGCCGAGATCCTCGACCATCGGGCCGAACCAGCACTCGACCTGAGCCGCCAGGCCAAGGAAACCATCGAAGTCCTGCTCTCCCGCAAGTCTGACGATCATCCGAGCAGTCTGACAGGAACAGGGCAAACCTTGCCTGACGCGGCACCAGCTGCGTACGCCTTCCGCTGAGGTCCGTGGGAGTGCGTGGCTCTGGGCCTCGGTTGTCGCCAGTTCCT
Coding sequences within:
- a CDS encoding GNAT family N-acetyltransferase; translation: MIVRLAGEQDFDGFLGLAAQVECWFGPMVEDLGFHDAVRKHVRRSTAIVAVSSGPDLLGGLLFAAKAPTYHVLWLVVSEQSRGKGVGRALMAEVTRRFVSGPGTVEVVTFGADHPGASVSGARVFYERLGFTPAEAADPGREGGSRQVFRLVVT